In Brachionichthys hirsutus isolate HB-005 chromosome 5, CSIRO-AGI_Bhir_v1, whole genome shotgun sequence, a single genomic region encodes these proteins:
- the LOC137893496 gene encoding tetraspanin-33-like, with protein sequence METLTPDLRLVFSLLIVAIGVYAKVQKATDTVRDTFFIDPAVILIVVGVVMFFITFCGCIGALRENIRLLKTFSFSLSLVFLAQLVIAILGFFYSDQTREALGKFMKKAIVHYRDDLDLQNLMDHVQKEFQCCGWNGYTDWSWNLYFNCTYENPSSERCAVPYSCCSPVPGESVINTMCGFGVQTQPYMEANKSIYPAGCADRAVTWIESHLLLVGALALGLALPQIAGIVLSQMLISQIQDEITSVL encoded by the exons ATGGAGACCCTCACCCCTGACCTTCGTTTG gtTTTCTCCTTGTTGATTGTTGCGATTGGGGTGTATGCTAAAGTGCAGAAGGCTACAG ACACAGTGCGAGACACATTCTTCATTGACCCAGCTGTCATCTTAATAGTGGTGGGGGTGGTCATGTTCTTCATCACTTTCTGCGGTTGCATTGGAGCCCTCAGAGAGAACATTCGCCTCCTCAAGACA ttctccttcagcctgtcattggTCTTCCTCGCCCAACTGGTCATAGCAATTCTGGGCTTTTTCTACTCTGATCAG ACGCGGGAAGCTTTGGGAAAGTTTATGAAGAAAGCCATTGTGCACTACAGAGATGACCTGGATCTGCAGAACCTGATGGATCATGTTCAGAAAGAG ttccAGTGCTGTGGGTGGAATGGCTACACAGACTGGTCTTGGAACCTGTACTTTAATTGTACATATGAGAACCCAAGTTCTGAGCGCTGTGCAGTGCCTTATTCCTGCTGTTCTCCTGTTCCCGGAGAG TCAGTGATCAACACTATGTGTGGCTTCGGGGTTCAAACTCAGCCCTACATGGAAGCAAACAAGTCGATTTACCCGGCGGGCTGTGCGGACAGAGCAGTGACATGGATCGAGTCTCATCTGTTGCTGGTGGGGGCTCTTGCTCTTGGCCTGGCCTTGCCTCAG ATTGCAGGCATCGTGCTGTCCCAGATGTTGATCTCCCAGATCCAGGATGAGATTACCTCAGTGTTGTGA